The Syntrophorhabdaceae bacterium genome has a window encoding:
- a CDS encoding chemotaxis protein CheW encodes MIEIEEKNVTPGGVESEMSELVSFSLDDRRFAVPLSTVMRVERIVAITPLPKVPDIVAGIINVHGQVIPVVDIRGRFLMTARQSELSDQLLIIKTVRRTIAFTVDNVDDVIDVPQDQCTDGGSVLPGMEYVKGVVKLEDGMILIHDPDTFLSLEEEHTLDEAIKEGQTQ; translated from the coding sequence ATGATCGAGATAGAAGAAAAAAATGTCACACCAGGCGGAGTCGAAAGCGAGATGTCCGAGCTCGTTTCGTTTTCCCTTGATGACCGGCGGTTTGCTGTCCCACTCTCAACCGTGATGCGGGTTGAGAGGATCGTTGCCATAACGCCCCTTCCGAAGGTGCCGGATATCGTCGCGGGCATCATCAATGTCCATGGTCAGGTGATCCCCGTAGTTGATATCAGGGGCCGCTTCCTTATGACTGCGCGTCAATCGGAACTCAGCGACCAGCTTCTCATTATCAAAACCGTACGCAGGACTATCGCGTTTACCGTGGATAATGTGGATGACGTCATCGATGTGCCGCAGGATCAATGCACGGATGGAGGATCGGTGCTCCCCGGCATGGAATATGTGAAGGGAGTGGTCAAACTCGAAGACGGGATGATCCTTATCCATGACCCCGATACATTCCTTTCGCTCGAAGAAGAACACACACTCGATGAAGCGATCAAAGAGGGGCAGACCCAATGA
- a CDS encoding gas vesicle protein, translating to MAEQQMMHATQATNLADILERVLDKGIVIAGDIQIRIADIELLTIKIRLLIASVDKAMEMGINWWQQDSYLSDGKKAKAIEDEAKELKKRIKRLEEKVK from the coding sequence ATGGCAGAACAGCAGATGATGCATGCAACACAGGCTACCAACCTTGCCGATATACTGGAGAGGGTACTGGACAAAGGGATTGTTATTGCGGGAGATATCCAGATACGGATTGCCGACATTGAACTTTTAACCATTAAGATAAGACTGCTCATCGCATCCGTTGATAAGGCGATGGAGATGGGGATCAACTGGTGGCAGCAGGACTCATATCTATCCGATGGCAAAAAGGCAAAGGCTATTGAGGACGAGGCAAAAGAATTGAAAAAGAGGATTAAGCGATTGGAAGAGAAGGTAAAGTGA
- a CDS encoding GvpL/GvpF family gas vesicle protein, whose translation MNGLYLYCIREKTEDASGFSTRSIDGKRDVFTIIHRELEAVVSRVSLLRFTSEEIQKKALEDLNWIKEKVVIHEDVIEEAMRGTDGLVDVIPMRFGIIFKNKTGLEEILNRDYEKMKRVLNKIRGKQEWSVKIYLTDSERFELAVKEKSEKIQLKEKEMISMPDGMAYFMEEELKETVCNEVNKELDTMLDKLFGKLGEEAAESVKTRILDREMTGKTERMVLNAAFLINTDKVDSFKKTLVNIDEDLKAKGINLEYSGPWPPFNFTNGGEKAC comes from the coding sequence ATGAATGGGTTATACCTTTACTGCATAAGAGAAAAAACCGAAGATGCTTCGGGATTCAGCACAAGGAGCATTGATGGAAAAAGAGATGTATTTACCATCATTCACCGCGAACTGGAGGCCGTTGTCAGCAGAGTTTCTTTATTAAGATTTACATCCGAAGAAATACAGAAGAAGGCTCTTGAGGACCTTAACTGGATCAAGGAAAAGGTTGTAATTCATGAAGACGTTATCGAAGAAGCCATGAGAGGGACTGACGGACTTGTGGATGTGATCCCCATGAGATTCGGCATCATTTTTAAGAACAAGACAGGACTGGAAGAAATCTTGAACAGGGACTATGAAAAGATGAAGAGGGTGCTGAATAAGATTCGGGGAAAACAGGAATGGAGTGTAAAGATATACCTCACGGATAGCGAAAGATTTGAGTTAGCGGTTAAAGAAAAAAGTGAAAAAATTCAATTGAAAGAGAAAGAAATGATCTCTATGCCTGACGGAATGGCCTATTTTATGGAAGAAGAATTGAAAGAGACTGTTTGCAATGAAGTAAACAAAGAACTGGACACCATGTTAGATAAACTCTTCGGAAAACTGGGGGAAGAGGCAGCAGAATCAGTAAAAACAAGAATTCTTGACAGGGAGATGACGGGTAAAACAGAAAGAATGGTCCTCAATGCAGCCTTTTTAATCAACACAGATAAGGTTGATTCATTTAAGAAGACCCTTGTGAACATAGACGAGGACCTTAAAGCAAAAGGAATCAACCTTGAATACAGCGGCCCCTGGCCTCCTTTTAATTTTACAAACGGAGGAGAAAAGGCATGTTGA
- a CDS encoding gas vesicle protein K codes for MLNKRDKVTLVDVLDKVLEKGAVINGDMMIRVADVDLVFLGLRLILTSVSRAEELSGRSPGNPERELTEEDRAYIEKLQKEIKKAEENIPRLINADSPRETEQGLAKLILSIVELIRKLMEKEAFRRVKKGTLSPVEIQKLGLSLKAVKKKMQEIQAIFGIEDKDMNLNLGPLGDLL; via the coding sequence ATGTTGAACAAACGTGACAAGGTGACGCTGGTTGATGTGCTGGACAAAGTCCTGGAAAAGGGGGCGGTGATCAATGGCGATATGATGATAAGGGTAGCCGATGTAGACCTTGTGTTTCTGGGGTTGAGGCTTATCCTCACCTCGGTTTCCAGGGCTGAAGAGCTATCCGGGAGAAGCCCCGGCAACCCTGAAAGGGAATTGACCGAAGAAGACAGGGCTTATATCGAAAAATTGCAGAAAGAGATAAAAAAGGCTGAAGAAAATATCCCCAGGCTTATTAATGCGGACAGCCCGAGGGAAACGGAACAGGGTCTGGCGAAGCTCATTTTATCCATTGTCGAGTTGATAAGAAAGCTTATGGAGAAGGAGGCATTCAGGCGGGTAAAGAAGGGAACGCTTTCTCCGGTAGAGATTCAAAAGCTCGGATTAAGCCTGAAGGCGGTAAAGAAGAAGATGCAGGAAATCCAGGCGATCTTTGGCATTGAAGATAAAGATATGAACCTGAATCTCGGCCCGTTGGGAGATTTACTATAA
- a CDS encoding gas vesicle protein GvpG: MFIIDDIVLSPLKGLIWLSERINDVVQRETSDEGLVKEQLMELQLRFELDEIDEETYTRQERELLKRLNAIHGEEEEK, encoded by the coding sequence ATGTTTATTATAGATGACATAGTCCTTTCGCCATTAAAAGGTCTCATCTGGCTGAGCGAGAGGATTAACGATGTGGTTCAGAGAGAGACGTCGGATGAGGGGCTTGTAAAAGAGCAGCTCATGGAACTACAGTTACGCTTTGAACTGGATGAGATAGATGAAGAGACATATACAAGACAGGAAAGGGAACTTCTCAAACGGTTAAATGCAATCCACGGAGAGGAAGAGGAAAAATAG